From one Myxococcus xanthus genomic stretch:
- a CDS encoding ABC transporter permease subunit, translating into MAFRPKRALAVFWKDFLDLRKNVGLLVSMMVLPAVMVLVPIGVVWTYVRTPDHADLRSVALFYDPTLPLGASAARFLIDKTLTDWFGMFLVMPVFVPILIASQSVAGEKERRTLEPLLASPVTAAELVTGKSLAALVPSVAITWTAFVLFCVGVDIVAWPLVKMPLMPNALWTFGVFVIAPLFAFFGNGVAVLISARVSEARMAQQLSALVVLPIVGMVGGQVAGVLKAGFGYYLLQGAVVLVLDALLLWASIRLLDRERLVSRWG; encoded by the coding sequence AACGTGGGCCTGCTGGTGTCCATGATGGTGCTCCCGGCCGTCATGGTGCTGGTGCCCATTGGCGTGGTGTGGACGTACGTGCGCACGCCAGACCACGCGGACCTGCGCAGCGTGGCGCTCTTCTACGACCCCACGCTGCCGTTGGGCGCCAGCGCCGCGCGCTTCCTCATCGACAAGACGCTCACCGACTGGTTCGGCATGTTCCTGGTGATGCCGGTGTTCGTGCCCATCCTCATCGCGTCCCAGAGCGTGGCGGGGGAGAAGGAGCGGCGCACGCTGGAGCCGCTCCTGGCCTCGCCCGTGACGGCGGCGGAGCTGGTGACGGGCAAGAGCCTGGCGGCGCTGGTGCCGTCCGTGGCGATTACGTGGACGGCCTTCGTCCTGTTCTGCGTGGGCGTGGACATCGTCGCGTGGCCGCTGGTGAAGATGCCGCTGATGCCCAACGCGCTGTGGACCTTCGGCGTGTTCGTCATCGCGCCCCTGTTCGCCTTCTTCGGCAACGGGGTGGCGGTGCTCATCTCCGCCCGGGTGAGCGAGGCGCGCATGGCCCAGCAGCTGTCCGCGCTGGTGGTGCTGCCCATCGTGGGCATGGTGGGTGGGCAGGTGGCGGGCGTGCTCAAGGCGGGCTTCGGCTACTACCTGCTCCAGGGCGCGGTAGTGCTGGTGCTGGACGCCCTCCTGCTGTGGGCCAGTATCCGCCTGTTGGACCGTGAGCGGCTGGTGAGTCGCTGGGGCTAG
- a CDS encoding SPFH domain-containing protein: MGIFDSIKGEAKRNFIARADSAKGDIIYKYPENNVRMLTQLTVDADEVALFVKDGKVEGKLGPGRHSLDTNNIPFLSRLIEGFTGGNLFISEIFFVSTREFAGVKFGGPIGDVRDPETGLGIGTMVYGDFSIRVTDPERLVVGLVGMGRTGNDELLGWFKNQVLKVTRDRIAELLVKKRWPLLDVTSGAYTEEIETEVISGLKPHVDGYGLTVVRMGNFHVSIKEEDEATLKKLGKDVAYSRLAGGFQQYAQGQAMLGAAEGMAKGGGGGGGAGNALGGMGMGMGFGMAQQFMNQQQHQQRPPEPAPAAPPADTRSPAQRLKEIKELKDAGVLSDEEYNAKRAELMKLL, translated from the coding sequence ATGGGTATCTTCGACAGCATCAAGGGTGAGGCGAAGCGCAACTTCATCGCCCGGGCGGACTCGGCGAAGGGCGACATCATCTACAAGTATCCGGAGAACAACGTCCGGATGCTGACCCAGCTCACCGTCGATGCGGACGAGGTCGCCCTCTTCGTGAAGGACGGCAAGGTGGAGGGCAAGCTGGGGCCCGGCCGCCACTCGCTGGACACGAACAACATCCCGTTCCTGTCCCGCCTCATCGAAGGCTTCACGGGTGGCAACCTCTTCATCTCCGAAATCTTCTTCGTCTCCACCCGGGAGTTCGCCGGCGTGAAGTTCGGCGGCCCCATCGGTGACGTGCGCGACCCGGAGACGGGCCTGGGCATCGGCACCATGGTGTACGGCGACTTCTCCATCCGCGTGACGGACCCGGAGCGCCTGGTGGTGGGCCTGGTGGGCATGGGCCGCACCGGCAACGACGAGCTGCTCGGCTGGTTCAAGAACCAGGTGCTGAAGGTGACGCGCGACCGCATCGCGGAGCTGCTCGTCAAGAAGCGCTGGCCGCTGCTCGACGTGACGAGCGGCGCGTACACCGAGGAGATCGAGACCGAGGTCATCTCCGGGCTCAAGCCCCACGTGGACGGCTACGGCCTCACCGTGGTGCGGATGGGCAACTTCCACGTCTCCATCAAGGAGGAGGACGAGGCGACGCTGAAGAAGCTGGGCAAGGACGTGGCGTACTCGCGTCTGGCCGGTGGCTTCCAGCAGTACGCGCAGGGCCAGGCGATGCTCGGCGCGGCCGAGGGCATGGCCAAGGGCGGTGGCGGCGGTGGTGGTGCGGGCAACGCGCTGGGCGGCATGGGCATGGGCATGGGCTTCGGCATGGCCCAGCAGTTCATGAACCAGCAGCAGCACCAGCAGCGGCCTCCGGAGCCCGCGCCCGCGGCGCCCCCGGCGGACACGCGCAGCCCCGCGCAGCGCCTGAAGGAAATCAAGGAGCTGAAGGACGCAGGCGTCCTCAGTGACGAGGAGTACAATGCGAAGCGCGCGGAGCTGATGAAGCTCCTGTAG
- a CDS encoding CotH kinase family protein: protein MPLRFKSRSALLWLTISLSACREDVPPAPVVPPIEDPREEQSVPYVSIDGMDNASGFLRGTIQGQGDIRAVEVHVDGVLLGWAEVNGDQWSIQWLPGAAMHSIEVVAHDGSGTPARASLALQPLDFATPHALYQPPSLLTLPTSESATTRYTLDGSTPTAHSPIYTSPLVLMRSQGEPTPLSLIPTNPPETPVEWRWLPPRGPVSRAAVVRFQQFQDATPVGASGTRSYLIDKSHGPLPVMSLTVDAEHFFGFEHGIYVPGRIHAEDPMPDVMWGNGNYHQSGKDWERPLHVEWFEVEGQPVISQGAGVRIHGSGSAALPHKSLRLYAKEDYGPKTFRAAVFPGEALDEYTRLIVRTSGQDLLYSKIRDCALQGLLRETALHLQACRPTVLYLNGEYWGLHELRERYDEYYLASRHGIDRKKVAILELDGMLDTGEEGDESHYLALLDFVRNNDLSLPENLAHVESMMDVDDFIDYQIAEIFFANTDWPHNNVKFWRYVQPESGGAAAKDGRWRWLVYDLDNAFLGDPGYDSLARVMTDEALPEWSVLLIRQLMTNADFKNRFVSRFQWHLDNTFSEERVTAQLESLADLIAAEIPAHIERWGYPESVESWRYYVDAMRDFATQRPTYVRQHLEVSFGPF, encoded by the coding sequence ATGCCCCTTCGTTTCAAGTCCCGCTCGGCGTTGTTGTGGCTCACCATTTCACTGTCCGCTTGCCGTGAGGATGTTCCGCCGGCGCCGGTCGTTCCGCCCATTGAAGACCCGCGGGAAGAGCAGTCCGTTCCGTACGTGTCCATCGATGGCATGGACAATGCGTCCGGCTTCCTGCGGGGCACCATCCAGGGGCAGGGCGACATCAGGGCCGTGGAAGTCCACGTGGACGGCGTGCTGCTCGGCTGGGCCGAGGTGAATGGTGACCAGTGGAGCATCCAATGGCTGCCCGGCGCGGCGATGCACTCCATCGAGGTGGTGGCCCATGACGGCTCGGGCACTCCGGCCCGCGCGTCGCTGGCGCTCCAGCCGTTGGACTTCGCCACGCCGCACGCGCTCTACCAGCCCCCGTCCCTGCTGACGCTGCCCACGAGCGAGTCCGCGACGACGCGCTACACGCTGGATGGCTCGACGCCGACGGCCCACTCGCCCATCTACACCTCGCCGTTGGTCCTGATGCGTTCACAGGGCGAGCCCACGCCCCTGTCCCTCATCCCCACGAATCCGCCGGAGACGCCGGTGGAGTGGCGATGGCTGCCGCCTCGCGGGCCGGTGAGCCGCGCCGCCGTGGTGCGGTTCCAGCAGTTCCAGGACGCCACGCCCGTGGGCGCCTCCGGCACGCGGAGCTATCTCATCGACAAGTCACATGGTCCGTTGCCGGTGATGTCGCTGACGGTGGACGCGGAGCACTTCTTTGGCTTCGAGCACGGCATCTACGTCCCCGGACGGATTCACGCGGAAGACCCCATGCCGGACGTGATGTGGGGCAACGGCAACTATCACCAGAGTGGCAAGGACTGGGAGCGCCCCCTCCACGTGGAGTGGTTCGAAGTGGAAGGCCAGCCGGTGATTTCGCAGGGGGCGGGCGTGCGCATCCACGGCTCGGGCAGCGCGGCGCTGCCGCACAAGAGCCTGCGCCTGTACGCGAAGGAGGACTACGGGCCGAAGACGTTCCGCGCGGCGGTGTTCCCCGGCGAGGCGCTGGATGAATACACGCGGCTCATCGTCCGCACGTCGGGCCAGGACCTGCTGTACTCCAAGATTCGCGACTGTGCGCTCCAGGGTCTGCTGCGGGAGACCGCGCTGCACCTGCAGGCTTGCCGCCCCACGGTCCTGTACCTCAACGGCGAGTACTGGGGCCTGCATGAGCTGCGCGAGCGATATGACGAGTACTACCTCGCGTCGCGCCACGGCATCGACCGCAAGAAGGTGGCCATCCTGGAGCTGGATGGGATGCTCGACACCGGCGAGGAAGGCGACGAGTCGCACTACCTGGCGCTGCTGGACTTCGTCCGGAACAACGACCTCTCGCTGCCGGAGAACCTGGCCCACGTGGAGTCGATGATGGATGTGGACGACTTCATCGACTATCAAATCGCGGAGATCTTCTTCGCGAACACGGACTGGCCCCACAACAACGTCAAGTTCTGGCGCTACGTCCAGCCGGAGTCCGGCGGGGCCGCGGCGAAGGACGGCCGCTGGCGCTGGCTGGTCTACGACCTGGACAACGCCTTCCTCGGTGACCCGGGCTACGACTCGCTGGCCCGGGTGATGACGGACGAGGCACTGCCGGAGTGGTCCGTGCTGCTCATCCGCCAGCTGATGACGAACGCGGACTTCAAGAACCGCTTCGTGTCGCGCTTCCAGTGGCACCTGGACAACACCTTCAGCGAGGAGCGCGTGACGGCGCAGCTGGAGTCGCTGGCCGACCTGATCGCCGCGGAGATTCCCGCGCACATCGAGCGTTGGGGCTATCCGGAGTCCGTGG